One window of Dehalobacterium formicoaceticum genomic DNA carries:
- a CDS encoding DUF3243 domain-containing protein yields the protein MKQMLDRLDTSSWEQYKHSLGEAMEFANDMGISEDEITQLAQTFGSYLANNISPDIPENKALKELWEVATPEEQATLTSLMIKLAKNS from the coding sequence ATGAAACAAATGCTAGATAGGTTGGATACTTCTTCCTGGGAGCAGTATAAACACTCTTTAGGAGAAGCGATGGAATTTGCTAATGATATGGGCATCTCAGAAGATGAAATTACCCAGCTTGCTCAAACTTTCGGTAGTTACCTGGCCAATAATATTAGTCCGGATATTCCTGAGAACAAGGCTTTGAAAGAACTTTGGGAAGTAGCAACTCCTGAGGAACAAGCAACTCTCACGAGCTTAATGATTAAATTAGCCAAGAATAGTTAG
- a CDS encoding FmdE family protein has translation MGYDKKLWQEAVAFHGHSCPGLAIGFRAAVLALEKLGVDRAEDEELVAIVETDACSVDAIQVIAGCSIGKGNLLYKNHGKQAFTIGNRKTGRGVRVYVDPSQLPVDRDDREARREMILSAPAEDFCKIENVSLPLPEEARIFLSVECESCGEKLSEARARLEDGKIVCLACFHDYQRGW, from the coding sequence ATGGGTTATGATAAAAAATTATGGCAGGAGGCAGTAGCCTTCCACGGTCACAGCTGCCCCGGGCTGGCTATCGGTTTTCGGGCGGCGGTGCTTGCCTTGGAGAAGTTGGGCGTAGACCGGGCCGAGGATGAAGAATTGGTAGCCATTGTAGAGACGGATGCCTGCAGCGTTGATGCCATTCAAGTTATTGCCGGTTGCAGCATCGGCAAAGGAAATTTGCTTTATAAAAATCACGGTAAACAAGCCTTTACCATTGGTAATCGGAAAACAGGTCGGGGAGTACGGGTTTATGTTGATCCCTCTCAATTACCTGTAGATCGTGATGATCGGGAAGCGCGGAGGGAGATGATCCTCTCTGCTCCGGCGGAGGATTTTTGTAAAATAGAAAATGTGAGTTTACCTCTGCCGGAAGAGGCCCGCATCTTTTTATCGGTAGAATGTGAGTCTTGCGGGGAAAAACTGTCCGAAGCCAGAGCACGCTTGGAAGACGGTAAGATAGTTTGTCTGGCCTGCTTTCA
- the pepF gene encoding oligoendopeptidase F, which yields MEDKKLKQREEIPKEYKWRLEEIYADDGQWEKDFAKIKEILPRMEGFRNKLGDSPQSLLGCLRLQDEIGQISDQVFVYANMRKDENNANSKYQGMKDRAQGLMVAIGEALSFIQPEILAIDSETLNEYLNREPGLSLYQFYLEEILRMKEHTLSPREEEIIAMSGELGAGPKNIFSMLNNADIKFPEITDEEGDRVAITHGNYIKFMESEERQVRMDAFKGLYDTYGKQKNTLGALLNASVKKDIFYARVHKYGSALEASLYDDNIPVRVYDNLIKTVRSHLGLFYRYVALRKRLLGLPELHMYDIYAPLVKEMKSKIPYEEAVTMVEKGLAPLGEIYLTDLKQGIRNGWVDVMENEGKTSGAYSWGAYGTHPYVLMNYQNNLDNVFTLAHELGHSLHSYYSWQTQPYIYSYYKIFVAEVASTVNETLLTKYLLANAADEKQKMYLINHYLEEFRGTVFRQTMFAEFEKIIHEKAEAGEPLTTEAFSEIYYQLNQDYYGPDMAMDQEIALEWARIPHFYNAFYVYKYATGFSAASALAQGILEEGQPAVDRYLKFLQSGGSDYPINLLQKAGVDMNEPHPIEQALKVFEEMLVEMEKMV from the coding sequence ATGGAAGATAAAAAGCTGAAGCAAAGGGAAGAGATTCCTAAGGAATATAAATGGCGTTTAGAGGAAATTTACGCTGATGATGGGCAGTGGGAAAAGGATTTTGCCAAGATCAAAGAAATTTTGCCCCGCATGGAGGGATTCCGTAACAAATTGGGAGATTCGCCCCAGTCCTTGTTAGGTTGTCTTAGATTACAGGATGAGATCGGACAGATTTCTGATCAGGTATTTGTTTATGCCAATATGAGGAAAGATGAAAACAATGCCAACTCAAAATACCAGGGAATGAAGGATCGGGCCCAAGGGCTGATGGTGGCTATTGGGGAAGCCTTGTCCTTTATTCAGCCGGAGATTCTGGCCATTGATTCTGAAACTTTGAATGAATATTTAAACCGGGAACCGGGGCTTTCCTTATATCAGTTTTATTTGGAAGAAATTCTGCGCATGAAGGAGCATACCTTATCTCCCCGGGAAGAAGAGATTATTGCCATGTCCGGGGAATTGGGCGCCGGTCCGAAAAATATTTTCAGTATGCTCAATAATGCGGATATTAAGTTTCCAGAAATTACCGATGAAGAAGGAGACCGGGTGGCGATCACCCACGGCAACTATATTAAGTTCATGGAAAGTGAGGAGCGACAGGTGCGTATGGATGCCTTTAAAGGCCTGTATGATACCTATGGCAAACAAAAAAACACCTTAGGGGCTTTATTAAATGCTAGTGTGAAAAAGGATATTTTCTATGCCCGGGTCCATAAATACGGATCCGCCCTGGAAGCATCCCTCTATGATGACAATATACCGGTGCGAGTTTATGACAATCTAATTAAAACAGTGCGCAGCCATTTAGGGCTTTTTTATCGTTATGTCGCCTTGAGAAAAAGGCTGCTTGGGCTTCCGGAGCTTCACATGTATGATATTTATGCTCCTTTAGTCAAAGAAATGAAAAGCAAAATCCCCTACGAGGAAGCTGTAACCATGGTTGAAAAGGGGCTGGCACCTTTGGGAGAAATTTATCTGACTGATTTAAAGCAAGGCATCCGTAACGGTTGGGTGGATGTGATGGAGAACGAGGGCAAGACTTCCGGGGCCTATTCCTGGGGCGCATACGGCACTCATCCTTATGTACTGATGAACTACCAAAACAATTTGGACAATGTTTTTACCCTGGCCCATGAGCTGGGACATTCTCTGCACTCTTATTATTCATGGCAGACCCAGCCCTATATTTATTCTTATTACAAGATTTTTGTGGCCGAGGTGGCTTCTACCGTCAATGAAACTCTGCTCACCAAATATTTATTGGCCAATGCGGCTGATGAAAAACAAAAAATGTATCTGATTAATCATTATCTGGAGGAATTCCGGGGAACGGTTTTCCGCCAAACCATGTTTGCGGAATTTGAAAAGATTATTCATGAAAAGGCTGAGGCCGGTGAACCTTTAACCACCGAAGCTTTCTCAGAAATTTATTATCAATTAAATCAAGACTATTACGGTCCGGATATGGCGATGGATCAGGAAATTGCTTTGGAATGGGCGCGCATTCCCCATTTTTATAATGCTTTTTATGTCTATAAATATGCCACCGGTTTTTCTGCCGCTTCCGCCTTAGCTCAGGGCATCCTGGAGGAGGGTCAGCCGGCGGTGGATCGTTACCTGAAGTTTCTGCAAAGCGGAGGCAGTGATTATCCCATTAATCTTTTACAAAAAGCGGGCGTGGATATGAATGAGCCCCATCCCATCGAGCAAGCCTTGAAAGTATTTGAGGAGATGCTGGTGGAAATGGAAAAAATGGTTTAA